In Hevea brasiliensis isolate MT/VB/25A 57/8 chromosome 13, ASM3005281v1, whole genome shotgun sequence, a single genomic region encodes these proteins:
- the LOC110660058 gene encoding putative clathrin assembly protein At5g35200 translates to MSGGGTQKSLRKALGALKDTTTVSLAKVNSDYKELDIAIVRATNHVERPAKEKHIRAIFAAISATRPRADVAYCIHALARRLAKTHNWAVALKTLIVIHRALREVDPTFHEELINYGRSRSHMLNMAHFKDDSSPNAWDYSAWVRTYALFLEERLECFRVLKYDVETDRPRTKDLDTAELLEQLPALQQLIFRVLGCQPQGAAVNNFVIQLALLLVASESIKIYQAISDGTANLVDKFFEMQRHDALRALDIYRRACQQAERLSEFYEICKSMDIGRGEKFIKIEQPPASFLQTMEEYVREAPRMSTVHKDQVADNKIAAPKEILAIEYKKEPEVKEEHPPSPPPPEPVEVEEPVVEPPDLLALDDPVPAASELDEKNALALAIVPVTDQPSTTPPSQVNGTTGWELALITAPSSNDSAAAASKLAGGLDKLTLDSLYDDAIRRTNQPVSYNPWEPSAMANPMMQTTAYDPFFASNAVAAPHSVQMAAMTNQQQAFMLQQQQMMMMMGPQQQPSNPFGNPYGTSVHPYGSGMPPVQAYSPYSGFR, encoded by the exons ATGTCAGGAGGTGGTACCCAAAAAAGCTTAAGGAAAGCACTTGGGGCCCTTAAGGACACCACGACTGTTTCATTGGCCAAAGTCAATAGCGATTACAAG GAATTGGACATCGCTATAGTTAGGGCCACAAATCATGTTGAGCGGCCTGCAAAGGAAAAACACATTAGAG CCATTTTTGCTGCCATTTCAGCTACTAGGCCTCGGGCTGATGTTGCCTATTGCATCCATGCTCTTGCCAGACGATTAGCAAAAACGCACAACTGGGCG GTTGCATTGAAAACTTTAATTGTTATTCACCGAGCTTTGAGGGAAGTGGACCCCACATTTCATGAGGAACTTATTAATTATGGCAGAAGCAGGAGTCATATGCTTAACATGGCTCATTTCAAAGATGATTCCAGTCCCAATG CATGGGATTATTCTGCATGGGTTCGTACTTATGCCTTATTTTTGGAGGAAAGGTTGGAATGCTTCCGTGTTCTGAAGTATGATGTTGAGACTGATAGACca AGGACTAAAGATCTGGATACTGCTGAATTGCTGGAGCAGCTGCCTGCTTTGCAACAACTTATTTTCCGTGTTCTTGGTTGTCAG CCACAAGGGGCAGCAGTTAATAACTTTGTCATTCAGTTGGCACTTTTGTTG GTTGCTTCTGAAAGCATTAAAATCTATCAAGCTATAAGTGATGGTACTGCCAATTTGGTTGACAAG TTCTTTGAGATGCAACGTCATGATGCCTTGAGGGCTTTGGATATATATAGGAGGGCTTGTCAGCAG GCAGAGAGACTCTCAGAATTTTATGAGATATGCAAAAGTATGGATATTGGGCGTGGAGAAAAATTTATTAAGATTGAGCAG CCTCCTGCGTCATTCCTACAAACCATGGAAGAGTACGTGCGAGAAGCTCCACGGATGTCCACAGTTCACAAAGATCAG GTTGCTGACAATAAAATTGCTGCCCCAAAAGAAATCTTAGCTATAGAGTACAAAAAGGAGCCAGAGGTGAAGGAGGAGCACCCACCATCGCCACCTCCACCTGAACCAGTAGAAGTTGAAGAGCCTGTTGTTGAACCACCTGATTTGTTG GCGTTGGATGATCCTGTTCCAGCTGCTTCAGAACTGGATGAGAAGAATGCCCTGGCTCTAGCTATTGTTCCAGTTA CTGACCAACCAAGTACAACTCCGCCCAGTCAAGTAAATGGTACCACAGGATGGGAACTGGCACTCATTACAGCTCCAAGTTCGAATGACAGTGCTGCAGCTGCTAGCAAACTG GCGGGAGGGCTAGACAAACTCACATTAGACAGCCTATACGATGATGCAATTAGACGAACCAATCAGCCTGTGAGCTACAATCCTTGGGAGCCTTCCGCAATGGCTAATCCCATGATGCAAACAACTGCATATGATCCTTTCTTTGCCTCCAATGCAGTAGCTGCACCTCATTCagtgcagatggctgcaatgacCAATCAACAGCAGGCTTTCATGTTGCAGCAAcagcagatgatgatgatgatgggacCACAGCAACAGCCTTCAAATCCATTTGGCAATCCTTATGGGACTAGCGTCCATCCATATGGCTCAGGTATGCCACCCGTTCAAGCCTACAGTCCATATTCAGGCTTTAGATAG
- the LOC110660057 gene encoding uncharacterized protein LOC110660057, with amino-acid sequence MSWFFNSLQYDDPDSSPFPSSPAPQRHAHDSPTIRGGGVKEDFSVIGESFARQLRGVANFLAPPPSPPSSSPSLDKPPPSSSSSSSSSQSQALLGIRNDLAEIGGTLRSGLSLLSSNKAVSEISKFTSSFLQFQSGNNDEEDEDDYVPGITDEVIGFVQEISLRPECWTDFPLSLENDFKMSDAQREHASTAEHMVPSLTALRANLHSCMEDERFWMIYFILLLPRLNEHDSEILSTPQIVETRSVLLQNLQNKRNVEVESSESSATIDTSQEGIKVSEMQEENIPSREKEVSSIVNATGRLEIDDDENAEHWLKEREIDTGTTLDRQKKPEHEEDVSFSDLEDDDSDLSGRISGSRQGRRIIRAPSPSDWVQLNENSETGSGAQKAWQSLSREKDSDGESNDWLKVDDFD; translated from the exons ATGTCTTGGTTCTTCAACTCTCTACAATACGACGATCCAGACTCTTCTCCTTTTCCATCATCACCAGCGCCCCAACGCCACGCACACGATAGCCCCACGATTCGCGGCGGGGGAGTTAAAGAGGATTTTTCTGTTATCGGCGAGTCTTTCGCCCGCCAATTGCGTGGCGTTGCCAACTTTCTCGCTCCGCCTCCATCACCGCCGTCCTCTTCACCCTCCCTAGATAAGCCAccgccttcttcttcttcttcttcttcttcgtcaCAGTCGCAGGCTCTACTTGGGATCCGGAATGATCTTGCTGAAATAGGAGGTACCTTGAGGAGTGGTCTTTCTCTTCTCTCTAGTAATAAAGCGGTTAGTGAGATCTCTAAGTTTACCTCCAgctttttgcaatttcaaagtggcAATAATGacgaagaagatgaagatgattatGTGCCGGGAATTACAGATGAGGTTATTggttttgttcaggagatatcgtTGAGACCTGAATGCTGGACTGATTTTCCGTTGTCACTAGAAAATG ATTTCAAAATGTCTGATGCTCAGAGAGAACATGCTTCAACTGCTGAGCATATGGTTCCTAGTCTGACAGCTCTTAGAGCTAACCTTCATAGTTGTATGGAGGATGAACGATTTTGGATGATATATTTTATATTGTTACTTCCAAGACTGAATGAACATGACTCTGAGATTCTATCAACTCCCCAG ATAGTTGAAACAAGAAGTGTACTTCTGCAGAACCTGCAAAACAAGAGAAATGTGGAAGTGGAGAGCTCTGAGAGTTCTGCTACTATTGATACATCTCAAGAGGGCATCAAAGTCAGTGAGATGCAAGAGGAGAATATCCCATCTAGGGAAAAGGAGGTCAGTTCCATTGTAAATGCAACTGGTAGGTTAGAAATTGATGATGACGAGAATGCGGAGCACTGGTTGAAAGAGAGAGAGATTGATACTGGCACAACCCTGGACAGACAGAAAAAGCCTGAACATGAAGAGGATGTGTCCTTTAGTGATTTGGAGGATGATGATAGTGATCTTTCTGGTAGAATATCTGGATCTAGGCAAGGACGGCGAATTATTAGGGCCCCTTCACCCAGTGATTGGGTCCAACTGAATGAAAACTCTGAGACTGGGAGTGGTGCGCAAAAGGCATGGCAGTCTCTTTCCCGTGAGAAAGATTCTGATGGTGAGTCCAATGATTGGCTTAAAGTTGATGATTTTGATTAG